The Pelecanus crispus isolate bPelCri1 chromosome 16, bPelCri1.pri, whole genome shotgun sequence sequence gccgccctcccgccccccgctccccaccaccacccgcGGAAGGGCATGTCGGTGATGGGCTCCTCTGAGCGGGGGGCTTCCAGCCTGGGCAGCCCCCCGTTACCCGCCGGCTGCTTCACCCAGGTCTACACGCCGGCGGCTGTCAGcatccccgctccccgggggggGTGTCCCTATGGcaccccccagggcccccagcTCAGGATCCTCCGCTCGGCCTCGGCGGGACGGCTGCCGGTAAGGTGTCTGCACCCCAACCCCTCCTTGGGCATcgctgcgggggccgggggctcggcGCAAGGGGTGGGTGACCCCAGGACGTAGAGCACCCTCCCCTTCCACCTTTTGCACTTTATATCGGGGTCTGCGCCCCCCTTGGAGGTctctggggggtgggggagggtaAAGGTTGAAATCAGAAGTCGCGGTGAAATGGCTCATATGTTTCTCAACTTCCCTTTGCTCTGCGTGCCCGCAAAGCTGGCTCCCGGCTTCCgcttttcagcctttttcagcttttttatttttcctttctctttctccagcttGCGAACAGTTCGGGTCGTGCCTCAAGGCCCGGCCGTGGCGCTTGAGGCCCTTTAGCAAACCTCTTGTTTTACGTTCGGGAAGCGAGGACCGGGCGCAGGCAGCGCTCCCGCCTGCTGCGGGTTGGGGGGCACCGGCCCTGCCCGCTGGttccccccgcgccggggccgtGACCCCCGGGGTCAcccggggaggtgggggggaagcgGGCAGGGGTGGTTTGGTGCCACTGCCTGAGCTTGGTTCCTGCCTGCGGTTACAGCGGGGCttgaaataccttttcttttttttttttttttttttttttttggggggggtgtgaaTCTGAAGCAATCCCCTTCCTCCACGGGACACCCCCAAGGCTTTGAACTAGAGACCCTAGTCTCTAGACCCTAGACCTGACGCCGGGAGCCGCGCAGGTTGGCATGGGGAGAGGGCTGCGGGCGCTGGTCGCGTCCCCGTCACCGCGCCCCGGGGTCAGGGCTGCCCGGCGCCCGCTGCCCTGAGCGGGGAAACTGAGGCGCGGGTCGGGCGCTGGCCCCGTGCCCAGCGTCGGGGTGCGCGGGCggctctgcccagccccggTTCTCCTCCcgcagggccccccccccgccgagcccccaGCCGCTCAGCCCCGCTGGCAGCTGGCATTTAATTCctgcccgccccagcccgggcGCGTGTCCAGCCCTCACTGTGAGCCTCTGTTCTCCCCCGGCTCCTGGGAGGGATCCCAGACCCCGCTAACTTcgatttcattttttttcaaggcttgatttatttatatattccccccctttccccggTCCCCGATGCTCGGTGCCAGCTGGGGACATTGCGGcggctgggggagagggggtgtCTTTGCTCCCCGCTTTGTgccgcggccgcggggctggctggggctgttGCGAGCCCCgtcccggggggctccgggaCCACCTGTCTCCTCCCCGGCCTCTTTGTCTCCAAACCACGGGAGATGCCGCATCCTGCGCTGCCGGGGGCTGTTGTTTAAGGAGACACCCGCgctgctgccctcctccctAAAAACGCCCCGCAAACTCACAGTCCCGTTTCCACGCATCACTGCAAAGCTGGTTTTGGGCTAACGGCCTCTTTGGCATTgccaccatcatcatcatcatcatcatcacctgCACCAGGAGAGGCTCAGGGTGCTCCTGCCCGCGGCTGTCCCCTGAacggggtttggggggggggggggctcgtGTGACACTTGGGGACGTGAGGTGCTCCTGCATCCCCCTTGGTGGCTTGCAAGCAGCGTTGCCCTCTGCCTCCATCCCGCTCCCCGGGTGCCGTGATCCCGGTGCTGGAGATCCCATTTCCAGCCCTGGTGCGACGCTCGCAGCCCCGGCAGCTGGGGCTCCCCCCTCCCTGTTTACAGGCACAACCTTTGTGTGGCGATCCGGGGCGATCAGATAATGAGCGTTTCCTCCCAATTCCTGAGCAGGGCAATTGCGGCCGCTCCCACCTGCCTGTGGGATTTGTGCCGTATAAAGGATCAGGGGTCACTGGTCCAGCTGGAGGGAGCCCATCACCCCGCGCCCAGCCGCGGGAAAGCGCGATGGCTTGTCTCTCATGGTCCAAAAAAGCCTTAGGTTTCCCTCAGTCTCCGATTTGAGGGTCCTGGAGTAGGTAAATGCATTTTCCACCCTGAAAATGCATATTTAGGAGCTGGTTTAGCCCGTGTCAATCCCACCCTGCGTATTTGCCCTGCTCTATATGGGATCTCCGTAGGGGCCGCGGGATCTCTACGGGGGCCCAGGGCTGCGAAGGAGCCCCCGGGAGAGCCACGTCTCCACCGCGggtcccagctctccctgcctcctccgTGCCGGGACAAGGGCGTTCAGAGTCCGCCGGGGTTTGGGCGCGAGCTGGCGGGGCTGAGCGGCCCGTGCAAAGAGCACCCAGGGTGCCAGGGGGGCGGCAGCCCCTGTGGGTGCTGCACCGAAGCCTTTCCCTGGGCAGGAGAAGCGCTCGGCAGCACCCCGGTTTCTGCTGGGGTGACCCAGGGTGGTCCCGTCCCGCTTTGAGCCCATCACGGGGTTTTCTGCACGGGCAGGAAGGGGGattttttggggtgcagggagctgaGGGGGGTCGGGATGGGTGGGAAGGTGGTGGCCGTCCTGTTGCCCTTGGAGGGGCTTTTTCTGGCTCCGGCTTCtgcagcctccagctcctccccgCCGGGAATGCCTCTGGCCGGGCCCTGCCGCTCCGTCTGCGCTGGGATGGGGCTATCGGAGGGGACGGAGACGCCGGCAGCATCTCGGAGCGGTACCCGGGGTGGGGGTACAGCCTTCCTCCCCAGCGCGGGGtactcccctcccctgcccacagcGGGGCTGAAAgtccccctgacccccccaaatctgggggtgcctgcatccccctgtccccccgccccgtgccccGCTAGCCCTCAGCCATTCCCAAAGGCAGCGGGGGCTGCACCTGGGGGGGGGCCCCATCCCGCAGTCCCTTGGCACGAGCAGCATTCCCGGTGTGGTGGCACGATCCCGGTGTGCCCCGTGGCCCCCCGCCAGCTCCGGCTGCCCGCCCTTGGGTGCTGCGTTCCCAGGGGGTTGCGGGGGGGGCAATGGGGCTGGCATGGGGGGATTAGGGGGGGCCCAGAAGGGCCGTGCAGGGCCCGGGCAAGCCCGGAGAAGGCAGCGGGTGCTGTTGAAAGGGAGCGTTGGCAGGAGcagcccgccgcggcccccccgggggAGAGGGCTGCTCTGATGCTTGGGCTGGGCGCGGGGTGTAGCCCCCGGCCGCTTGGCAAGCGGAGCTGGCAGGGGGCCCGGCCTGCACCCCCCTCCACTGCCTtacccccccccagcaggctcctgccctccccgggggggTGGTCGAGCCCCCTTTGCCACCCTCAGCATCGTAGCGGGGGGCAgctgctgtgcccccccccccatcctggGAAGCAGGGGCTGAGGGGTGGCGAGCAGCACTGGGGGGTCCCGCAGTGCCCCGGGAGGGTCTTGGGGTTTGGTCTCTGACCCCCCCACATCTGCTCTTgttcacccccccccccgccccagccctggcagggtgctgggagccTCTCGCCGTGCCCCCCTCAGCTGTCGTGTGTCTAATCCTGCCCGGCCGgggggcagcagctggggcacGGGAGGGACCCCCTTGTCCATTGTCCCTCGCTGCTGTGTCCCAGCGCTGCGGGGTCCTGCCCCCTGCCCGAGCCCACCgagctccccccgccccgaacCGCACgtgggggagcagggggtccCCCTTTGTCCCCTCCTGCACGTGGGGAGGGGAGACCACCTTGGCGGCGGTGGCTCTGAGGGGTCGGAGGTGGCCGGGGACACCGGAACCTGCCCGGCGTTGctcccgtgcctcagtttccccattgCCTGGGCAGATGGGGTGCagctgacccccccccccatcggCGATGGGGCCACATGGGTGGCCACTGGTGTCTGGAGAAGTAAGGGTTCGGGTGCCAGCAGAAGGGGGGCCCCAGATgatgcccccccgccccgcctcgtCCCAAATCGTGCTGGCAGATGCATCGGGGTCTGATCCGGGGCAGGTGTTTCCCATGCGCTCGGCATTAACCGTTGGGGTGCCGGCAGCTCGGGGGCAGAtccgggggcgcggggccggggatGGAGGCGCGTTCGCTGGGGAAAACCTGCtcggggaagggagggagggaacagATTCCCACAGGAGCTCGGGATCAACCTGGCTCCCTGGGGGGGGCGGAAAACAGCCCCCGGCGCCTCTCCCGCCAGCCCCCTCGGGTGGGAACGCTGCCGAGGCGCCCAACCCTTCCCTGCAAAGTGGGGTGCGCTTCCCAGGGAGCTGCCGTCGGAGCGGCGCTGAGCTGGCGCGGGGAGCTGGGCAGCATGCGGGACGTGCTGGGGGGGACCCTGTGGGACAGCCTGGCCTGGGAGCAGGtactgggggggcggggggcacgggatggggctggggggctgctttctgctgctgagccAAAGCATCCCCCCCAAAAAGTCCCCCTGCTTATGtttggggatgtggggggatcCTGGGAGATTTGCAGcattggggggggtggtttggTGACACCCCCCAGCTCTTCTCTGCGTCTGCTctgctgcaccccccccccattccctgggtctcctctcccaggtgatgcttggggtgggggggcgggggggtcccttTGGGACGATTTCCAGGAGCTGCTTGCCCTGGCGAGGGGACAGCGTGTGCGGGGAGgtgtccctgctcccagcacccaccccgcCTCaccccccccctcgccccacTTTTGCTCCAGCTGGGTGCACGTGTCTGGGGCACCCGTGGGTCCCCGGGGACGGCTGAGCCCGGCGGGTTCCAGGTGCGCCGGCGGCAGCTGGGTGCCCTCGGCTGCCTCCAACCGTGGCCGGGGCGAAAGCCCGCACCCCAACGAGCCAGCTGGCAGGGTGGGAGGGCGAGGATCCGGCCTCGGAGCTGCTGCCGTTCCCAGGGCTCGGCCCCGGGGAGCCgtgccaggagctgggggcGAGAGGAAATCCCGAATCCTGGTGGGTTCCCCGCGGCTGCCAGGGGAGCACCCAggcgggctgcgggggggggggggggggggtgcggcgGAAGCGGGCAGGAAGCCAtggggggtgctgggacccccccgtctcctccccacccagctCGGCGGCCCCTCACCCTGCCGGGTGCTGTGGGAGCCCTTCCCAAAAGGGGTTTTGCAACCGGATGAGCCTTTTGCAAGATTCCCCCACCCTGGGCTGTGGTACCCAGGGCTCGGCCGATGCCCTGGGGGGGTTccggggggctcaggggggtgtctggctcGGCCCCAACGCGGggttttctctcctgctccaggcCAAGAGGAAGCTGGACCTGGAGGGTCCCGAATTCCGCACGCCCAAGGGGAAGGGCAGGACCCTGGCGcaggtccccagccccaggagtAAGTGGTGCTGGGAGagatggcggggggggggagctgggagggggacaGACCCCATTTCTCTCCCCTCTTAgagctgctgcagtgtccccTCCAGCACCACCCAAAGTGACCCGAGGTGGCACCGTGGAGGCAGTGCCCACTCCTCAGCCCCTCCTTGGCAGCTCTTTGAGCCAGTTCAGCTCACCGTGCGGGCAGAAAACTCCCTGGGGGGGGTTATTTCTGCGTTATTTTTCCATCACGTTAGGGATTGTACAGTGTTTAAAGTCCCCAGCGTGTCCTGCCCCGTGTCACCCTCGTCCCATGCTAAGGAGAGGATGGGGGGGGTCTCTCGTGTCCAGCCCCgtgccacctccatcccacATCCCACGCTAAGGAGAggatggggggggggtctcTCGTTTCGCTGCAGCCCCCAAGTCTCCTGGGGAGAAGACTCGCTACGACACCTCGCTGGGGCTGCTCACCAAAAAATTCATCCGGCTGCTGAGCGAATCGCCCGACGGCGTCGTGGATCTCAACCGGGCGGCCGAGGTGCTGGAGGTCCAGAAACGGCGCATCTACGACATCACCAACGTGCTGGAGGGCATCCAGCTCATCCGCAAGAAGTCCAAGAACAACATCCAGTGGATGTAAGTGATGCCGCGGGGGATGGACgtgggacacggggacggggcagggtgggggacaGGCGGCTTGGGGACACGCGGGGCGTGCTGCCGCTCAGGTGCCATCTCCGCTGGCAGGGGGACGGGGATCTTTGAGGACGCGGGGCAGTGACGGCGAAGCAGCAGGCGCTGCGGGGGGAGATGGCCGAGCTGGCCAGGACGGAGAGGACGCTGGACCAGGTCCTGCAGGACTGcgccctgcagctccagcagctggctgaCGATGAAGCCAACCAGAGATATCCTTGCCGGGCGAGATGGGGTTAAGGGACGGGGTCTTGGGGTTAAGGGACGGGGTCTTGGGGTTAAGGGACGGGGTCTTGGGGACCCTTCTGagccttctcctccagctggcttcccctgggctgggggggatgtttggaAGCCGCTGCCGGGATGGGAGGGTTGGGCCATCCTGCTCGCAGCCCCTCTTTTTCCTATACCTCGTCCCCGTCCACGCTGGCGTACGTCACCTACCAGGACCTCCGGACCATCAGCAACTTCCAGGAGCAGACGGTGATCGCCATGAAGGCTCCCCCGGAGACGCAACTGGAGGTGCCGGACTTCAGCGAGGTGCATGCGGGGCCGGGAGCCGTTCCCCTCCTTGCAGCGGGCTCAGGGCGCAGGCGCTGCCGTGGGTGCTGCCGCATCTGCGCCATCCTTGATGGGTTCATCTGGGGCGTCCCAAGGGTGCAGCCCAGCACGGCCCTGGGTGGTTTGGGGTGTCTCTGTGGGGCTGTTTGACCCTGAGCTGGTCCTTTAGGGGTTGCGATGCCCTGCCTGGACCCCACAGGGGttgggggccatggggggggtTATGGGTGCCCCCCTGAGCCTTGCTCTGCCCCCCCAGGACAACCTCCAGCTCCACCTGAAGAGCACCAATGGCCCCATCGAGGTGTACCTCTGCCTGGAGGAGATCACGGAGGAGAGCCCTACCAAGGTCCACGGCGTCCCCTCCGCTGCCACCTCCCCGGAGGACCGCGCCGTACCCCCTTCCCTGCCGAACAGCCCCgggccagccccacagccaccccacgCCGTcccccagagctggggggggcacgggaACCCCCTCTTCACCCCCATCTGTGCCTCTCACCGTCCCGGGGGGACCCAGCTCGCTGCTGGAGGTGGAGACCGGGCTCCTGGGCTCGCCCCCACACCTCCTGCAGCAGACGGAGGACCAGCTGCCCTGCGTCCCCTCCCACCTGGACTCGGGACCCTTCGTCACCTTCTCGCCCCCCCTGGAACAGGACGACTATCTCTGGGGGCTGGAGGGCGAGGGCGTCAGCGACCTCTTCGAGGCGTACGACCTGGGGGACCTGCTGAGGCACTGagccccccccgctccccgtggCCTTTGTCCCCTCCGGTCACTTGTGTCCCGAGCACGtgggggctcggcggggcggctGGAGAGCGTGGGGGTGGGTCGGGGAGCGCGGGGTTTTctgagggtggtggtggggggggggctcgtGTTGGCCGCCCTGGGTGGCTTCTCCTCGCTCTCCTGGGTTGGTTGTCACCTTGGGGGCTGTGTTTGTCACCTCGCGGGGCTCCGGGAGCGccccagcccctgggaaggATTTGGCCAGGTCCTGTCCCAGCGCTGGCCATAAAACCGTGGGGTGCaataacccccccccccaccccgggggctGCTGGCGGACTGGGGGTGCCTTTGGGTGCACGGGGTGGGTTAGGAGCACCCCTGGGTGGCAGAGAAACCCCTGCCCAGAATGGGCCGTGTTGGGGGGCCTGTCACGTTTTGGGACCACTCCAGTGGCCCCCCAGTTAGACTGGTTCTTTGGGGTGACGACAGGTCATTTTGAGCGGCGTTTCCCCCCCACCCTAGCTGGAAtatccttaaaaaataatcaggcGGCAAAGCCAAAGTCACCTTTGGGTGAAGAGAGGGTGAAGCTCACGTGTGGGCACTGCACCCGCAGCCTCCAAAATCAGCGGCTCCGGTGAATCCCAGCCCAGGACACGGAGCCGTATTTCCCAGGGGGGCTGCGGCCCCTCTCCCCCAGTCCGTACCAGCTCCCTCCAGCCTCTCGGAGCTATTGGTGCTGGGGGTATCGAAACTGGAGTGTACTGGGAGGAGGGATGCTATCAACTGGTGGCTGGAGCATCACCTGCAAGAGAGGGGCTTGGGAAGCAGCGCGGGATGAGCCCCCGGATGCGGGGCTGGATACGGCTTTTAATGGTGCCATTGCAAAATAGATGTAATTATTGCACTGTATTTATAGGGGACCCCCCTTTCGGCACGGTGCTGGCAAGGGTTGGgttggtattttcatttttaagtgagTGTATTTAAGTTGTCTTTCCTTGGGTTGGTTCTCCTGCGGTTTGGCTTGGAGGCGGCGTgggtgagagtgtgttttggcGTGGAAAAACTTGTGGCACTTGATGTTTTCTGCCTGGGAGgggatgaaataaaataaaactttggaGTTATAAGGGGCTGTTTTCCTCTAAGCAGCAAAATGCTGGGGCGgtttgggaggagggaggtgttGGGCTGgtttttctcccattttcagtgtaaaaaaagCCTGGTTTGGGGCCTTTTACCTGGCCGGGGATTACCTGGAGAAGGGGGTTGAGATGAAGCCATGTCTGGAGTGAGGGAAACGGGTCTGACCCGCTGCAGATCGGTGATTTCCAGCCCAAATCCGGCCGGGATGAGCCTTCAC is a genomic window containing:
- the LOC142595006 gene encoding LOW QUALITY PROTEIN: transcription factor E2F2-like (The sequence of the model RefSeq protein was modified relative to this genomic sequence to represent the inferred CDS: deleted 3 bases in 2 codons); its protein translation is MLRLPRGASPAPGRGAAALPPPAPHHHPRKGMSVMGSSERGASSLGSPPLPAGCFTQVYTPAAVSIPAPRGGCPYGTPQGPQLRILRSASAGRLPAKRKLDLEGPEFRTPKGKGRTLAQVPSPRTPKSPGEKTRYDTSLGLLTKKFIRLLSESPDGVVDLNRAAEVLEVQKRRIYDITNVLEGIQLIRKKSKNNIQWMGTGIFEDAAVTAKQQALRGEMAELARTERTLDQVLQDCALQLQQLADDEANQRLAYVTYQDLRTISNFQEQTVIAMKAPPETQLEVPDFSEDNLQLHLKSTNGPIEVYLCLEEITEESPTKVHGVPSAATSPEDRAVPPSLPNSPGPAPQPPHAVPQSWGGTGTPSSPPSVPLTVPGGPSSLLEVETGLLGSPPHLLQQTEDQLPCVPSHLDSGPFVTFSPPLEQDDYLWGLEGEGVSDLFEAYDLGDLLRH